In Pantoea sp. Aalb, the genomic stretch ACAATCACTGTCGCCTAACATTGCATATTTGGAAACCTCCATTTACAGAAAAACAAATTAAACAAGAACTTATACATGACCATCGTTTTAGTTTTTCTTCACTGGTAATTAGTGGTATACAAATTCATGAAATCTTTAAAGAATCATCTGGAAATATTAAAAATAAAATAAGATATCAGAAATATAAATACGTCCCTTCAAAGACAAGTAATATACATGACTGTTTTTTTGAAAAATATGTTTATCTAGATAAAATTGGCAAAAAAATAATTAATAAAAATAATATTTATTCCATGAAAAATCATTTTATTCATCGTATTTTATTTCCTACTGGAAATGAACCAATCATATCTTTTTTAGTTAGAGGTCCTCGGAAAAAAAAATTCACTCATACGTATAATACCTTTTATCCACGTGAAGGTACTGTTTCTAGTGTACCTATGTATACTCCAGAAGAATTGAAAAATTTACTTCAATATACTTTAAATAAAATTTAAGGAAAAATTATGGTATTAATGGTTGATACTCAAGGTTCAATCCATGAAAAACATGGAGAATATAATATTTTTCGTCAACTATCTGTAAAAATTTTTGCAGATCATATTAATGATATAGAATACTATAAATGGCTCAATGAAATACAAATTGAAATAAAATATAAATTTCCTACGATTGAATTTAAAGAACGTAATGGAGTGAGAATAACTCCTCCTCTAAATACTGCAGTTTATTATGATAATGATAATTATCAAATTATTCCTACTGGATCATTACTTAGGACATCTAGTAATAAACTAACACATGCTTTCTGTGCTTTTAAAATGCCGGAAGATTTAACCGGTAATCGAATTGATAGAAGACATGTATTTAAAGATAAAGAAAAAAAAATTATTCAAGAAGATTCAATTAGTCCTGAAGCTATTCATATAGTAAAAAAATTAATAACACGTAGTGATGTAGATCAGCCAGGTACATTTCTTGAAGTTACTACTGGAATATCACCACATCACTTAAATCCTTCAATGATTTTGCGAGGATATCGTACAACATTTTATGTACTTATTGATGGATATGATATTTTAAGATGTTCTATTGATAGATCTGCGGTTTTTGATCTTCGTTCCAATAAAAACATTGATAATTATATAAATTGGAAAAAATTTCGAGAAATTGAATTATCATTATATCCACGTATTTCTGAACACATAAAAAGTGATTTACGTATAATACAGATTATTGAAGATCTTCGTGATTCACTTATTTCTTATTTTAATACTTATGTAATTTATGATATTAAATATCAGCGTGGAATGAAAATGCTAAATAAATATTAAAAATTAAATCAATATCGTTATTTATTTAAAAATAATAAGTCATACAAATGTCCGAAATAGCATTAATGTTTTTTAAACCAGAGTTTAATATTTTTGCAAGGAAATATTATTTCCCACTTATTCATTATTACCTTAAAAGGTATCAATTAAATATTGAAAGGAATATTCAAGTATATAGTTATAAAAAAAAAGCTATTTTATTTGATGAAATATATAGTGAAATTTTAAATTATTCATATCAGTCTCAGTTAGGATCTACTATTGGAAGTTTTGAATATTTAAAGAAATTTAAAAATATAAGTGATTTAGATTTATTTAAACAGTGGAATTCTTTAAAAGAATCAATTTTAAAAATTGGAAAAGATCAATACTTTATTCAAAATAAAGAATTTAAAATTCTAAATCCCTTTTGTCCTTATCAAAGAAAAATGTTTATTAACATACCTGTTTCAATTCATTTATTTATTATTAAAAAAAAATCTTTTTTATCATGGATTGAATTAAAAAGTTGTTTTCAGGGTGCCCCAATACAAAAAAATAGTTATCTACAAGGAATAAGATCCTATCTTAGTCACTTCAATTGGTACACGCCAACTACAAATGGCATTCATTTATCAGCTACTGATGATGATGCTATTAATGAAATTAAAATAGTGGATAAATTTTTTACTAATTGAGTTCATTAAAGCTTATGAAAAAAGAACTTATTCTTATTAGACATGGTCATTCAGAATGGCAAGCAGGAATAACTTGTAATAAGGATAGTCATCTTACTGAAAAAGGAATATTAGAAGCAAAAAACTTATATAAAAATTTTAGTAAATATACAGATATAAAAAATTTTTTTATTATCAGTAGCCCGTTACATCGTGTAGTTGAAACAGTAAAAATAGTTTTACCTATTGATAGTTTTTTAAATGTTGTTTTTGATGATAGCTTTAAAGAAGCTTCTTTCCATGTTAGAGGTAGTTTACAATTATCAAATTGTTTTTTTCCAGTCAATAAAAATAAAGTAAATAAAGAATATTTATTCTTTAAGTCTAAAATAAAGATTTCTTTATGTAAACTTTTTTCTAGTTATAAACGTATCATTATTTTTACTCATGGAGGTGTTATTAAAACTATAATACGTCTTTATTGTGGTTCAGATACATTTTGTATAGAAATTGATAATTGTTCAATTACTCATTTTTTTAATGAAAAAGGTATTTGGTTGTTAAAAAAGGTAAATTTTATTTTTTAATTAATTAAATACTAATTTTTTATATAATTTTTTTAGAATTAAAATTTTATAGTTTTATATTAATAAAATTTTTATATATTTGTGTATATCTTATATTTATATTTATATTATTTTAAATATGAAATGCTTTAAATATTTTTAAAAGAATTTATTTAAAGTCTTAAAAAAGAAATAACGTAGTTTACTAATCTATTACTATAGTAGTTTGCACATTATGATGTATAGATTATACAACAAACTCTCTCGTAGTTAATGTGGATAACTTTTTCTTCTATACTATTTATAAAAATAAATTTTATTTTTTTTTAAATACCCTTAAATTAATATATAAAAATTAATAAAAAAATTTTACACATATAAATATATGTGTAAATACTGTGATGTACGAACAAAAATAATAGTAAGAATTTATTCTTATTTCAGTTAAAAATAACAAAACTAGTACTAT encodes the following:
- a CDS encoding phosphoglycerate mutase family protein, with translation MKKELILIRHGHSEWQAGITCNKDSHLTEKGILEAKNLYKNFSKYTDIKNFFIISSPLHRVVETVKIVLPIDSFLNVVFDDSFKEASFHVRGSLQLSNCFFPVNKNKVNKEYLFFKSKIKISLCKLFSSYKRIIIFTHGGVIKTIIRLYCGSDTFCIEIDNCSITHFFNEKGIWLLKKVNFIF